The following are encoded together in the Streptomyces sp. NBC_01465 genome:
- a CDS encoding histidine phosphatase family protein has product MRLILIRHGQTPANVAYTMHTTIPGPELTRLGRQQAAALVGTLANEKIDALYASTHQRTELTAAPLAADRGLPVLIRDGIREVSAGHWEGASDHASHTAFLRLVFNWPTDPTPRVPGGESGLEVLERFDNVIDEAVLSGLETVVMVSHGVAIRVWLAARTDNFSVHDAKKRELDNTGVVIVDRSAEGAWQVVSWAGLPVGPSRNEPQDSGPLGQPV; this is encoded by the coding sequence ATGCGCCTGATTCTGATCCGCCACGGCCAGACCCCCGCCAATGTCGCGTACACCATGCACACCACCATCCCCGGTCCCGAGCTGACCCGCCTTGGCCGCCAACAGGCCGCCGCCTTGGTCGGCACCCTGGCCAACGAGAAGATCGACGCCCTCTACGCATCCACCCACCAGCGCACCGAACTGACTGCGGCCCCGCTCGCCGCGGACCGCGGACTGCCGGTGCTGATCCGCGACGGAATCCGGGAGGTCTCTGCCGGGCACTGGGAAGGCGCCAGCGACCACGCCTCGCACACCGCGTTCCTGAGGCTCGTCTTCAACTGGCCCACCGATCCGACACCCCGCGTACCCGGAGGCGAGAGCGGCCTGGAGGTGCTGGAACGGTTCGACAACGTCATCGACGAGGCCGTCCTAAGCGGCCTGGAGACGGTCGTGATGGTCAGTCACGGCGTGGCGATCCGCGTCTGGCTGGCCGCCCGCACCGACAACTTCTCCGTCCACGACGCAAAGAAACGCGAGTTGGACAACACCGGTGTCGTGATCGTCGACCGCAGCGCTGAAGGCGCCTGGCAGGTCGTGTCCTGGGCCGGACTGCCGGTCGGACCATCCAGAAACGAGCCGCAGGACAGCGGACCGCTGGGTCAACCGGTATGA
- a CDS encoding nucleotidyltransferase domain-containing protein, whose amino-acid sequence MTGSLPPGGVVLGAEELEARWADAWRPEQVAERLDGVGAPWCVAAGWALDLFRGEQTRPHGDLEIAVPAAGFAEIRDRFPEFAFDAVGSGRVWEGAGGDVLAATHQTWVRDPGSGQFLFDVFREPHKDGMWICRRDEALRLPYDAVIERTADGIPYLVPDLVLLFKAKAARPKDLVDFDGVLPLLGRTRRDALGGWLQRVHPGHPWLAKLAGGGPPV is encoded by the coding sequence ATGACTGGATCCCTGCCACCCGGTGGCGTTGTGCTCGGTGCGGAGGAACTGGAGGCCCGTTGGGCAGATGCCTGGCGGCCGGAACAAGTCGCCGAGCGGCTGGACGGGGTCGGTGCCCCCTGGTGCGTTGCGGCGGGGTGGGCACTGGATCTGTTTCGCGGGGAACAGACGCGACCGCACGGCGATCTGGAGATCGCGGTACCCGCGGCGGGGTTCGCGGAGATCCGGGACCGCTTCCCGGAGTTCGCGTTCGATGCGGTGGGTTCGGGCCGGGTGTGGGAAGGAGCGGGAGGCGACGTGCTGGCGGCCACGCATCAGACCTGGGTGCGGGATCCGGGCAGTGGGCAGTTCCTGTTCGACGTCTTCCGCGAGCCGCACAAGGACGGGATGTGGATCTGTCGGCGGGACGAAGCGCTGCGGCTGCCGTACGACGCGGTCATCGAGCGCACCGCGGACGGGATCCCGTACTTGGTACCGGATTTGGTGCTGCTGTTCAAGGCGAAGGCGGCACGGCCCAAGGACCTCGTGGACTTCGACGGGGTGCTGCCGCTGCTTGGCCGGACACGAAGGGATGCCCTGGGTGGTTGGTTGCAGCGTGTGCACCCGGGGCATCCGTGGCTGGCGAAGCTGGCGGGCGGAGGCCCCCCGGTGTAG